Proteins from one Benincasa hispida cultivar B227 unplaced genomic scaffold, ASM972705v1 Contig491, whole genome shotgun sequence genomic window:
- the LOC120069552 gene encoding uncharacterized protein LOC120069552 — MEDESGFRYKSVLDGTYIKVNVSIIDQPRYRTRKEEIATNVLVVCDQNGEFVFVLPGWEGSAVDSRILRDAISRPYGLRDTITYVMLDTPTLKDSWCRTEGNDYHFSPIGVEQETHRQLHENFFNMKTFFSKERYRASVWVAEGRWAILRGNQFYPIQVQCRTITCMLPYSHLMTREIEIGAILDVLDEENFASVGLDGDHIEFVESSEEWTKFMDDLAVEMFTQWQKA, encoded by the exons ATGGAAGATGAAAGTGGTTTCAGATACAAAA GTGTGCTAGACGGCACATACATTAAAGTGAATGTTAGTATCATCGATCAACCTCGATATAGGACGAGAAAGGAAGAGATTGCCACAAACGTTCTTGTGGTGTGTGATCAAAATGGGGAGTTCGTCTTCGTTTTGCCAGGGTGGGAAGGGTCTGCAGTCGATTCAAGGATTCTTAGGGATGCAATTTCGCGACCATATGGATTGAGG GATACTATTACCTATGTGATGCTGGATACCCCAACGCTGAAGGATTCTTGGTGTCGTACAGAGGGGAACGATTACCATTTCTCTCCGATTGGCGTGGAGCAGGAAACGCACCGACAACTACATGAGAATTTTTTCAACATGAAAACATTCTTCAGCAAGGAACGTTATCGAGCGAGCGTTTGGGTTGCTGAGGGGCGGTGGGCTATTCTTAGGGGAAATCAATTCTACCCAATACAAGTCCAATGTCGAACAATAACTTGCATGTTGCCTTATTCACACTTGATGACAAGGGAGATAGAAATCGGTGCAATACTTGACGTGCTCGATGAGGAGAATTTTGCATCAGTTGGTCTTGATGGGGATCATATTGAATTTGTTGAATCATCAGAGGAATGGACCAAGTTCATGGATGACTTAGCGGTCGAAATGTTTACTCAATGGCAAAAAGCCTGA